In the genome of Taurinivorans muris, one region contains:
- a CDS encoding D-alanyl-D-alanine carboxypeptidase family protein: protein MLCFFSFGFHAAAAPLNVRGAILMDLDSVKVLYKQNENKRIPPASLTKIMTMYLVFDAIKAKKISLDTKVKISRKAACTGGSSMHLKKGDIVTVKQLLYGMAVASGNDACVAIAEHMAGSEKKFVRLMNEKARRLKMNHTVFKTCNGLPAKGQYTTANDMLALSRNYIMTHPECLTYHNTKQYAYRDYVLRNKNPLLGRYQGADGLKTGWTRASGYNIVSTVRRGGTRLLAVILGANTDTIRAKELKKLMDAGFAVKSHKIAKISKAL, encoded by the coding sequence TTGCTTTGTTTTTTTAGTTTCGGTTTTCATGCCGCCGCCGCGCCGCTGAACGTGCGCGGGGCGATTTTAATGGATTTGGACTCCGTTAAGGTGCTGTATAAGCAAAATGAAAACAAGAGAATTCCGCCTGCTTCGCTTACGAAGATTATGACCATGTATTTGGTTTTTGATGCCATAAAAGCCAAAAAAATCAGCTTGGATACGAAAGTGAAAATCAGCCGGAAGGCGGCGTGCACGGGCGGTTCGAGCATGCACCTGAAAAAGGGCGATATTGTCACGGTAAAACAGCTTTTGTACGGCATGGCTGTTGCAAGCGGCAATGACGCCTGCGTCGCCATTGCGGAACATATGGCAGGTTCCGAAAAAAAATTCGTACGGCTTATGAATGAAAAGGCAAGACGCCTTAAAATGAACCATACCGTTTTTAAAACCTGCAATGGATTGCCCGCGAAAGGGCAGTACACAACGGCGAACGACATGCTCGCCTTGAGCCGGAATTATATCATGACGCACCCCGAGTGCCTGACGTATCATAATACGAAGCAATACGCCTACCGCGACTATGTATTGAGAAATAAAAATCCGCTGCTTGGCAGATACCAAGGGGCGGACGGGCTGAAAACCGGCTGGACGAGGGCTTCGGGCTACAATATCGTCAGCACGGTGCGGCGCGGAGGCACAAGGCTTTTGGCTGTCATTTTAGGGGCGAACACCGATACCATACGGGCGAAGGAACTGAAAAAGCTCATGGACGCGGGGTTTGCCGTAAAATCCCATAAAATCGCTAAAATTTCCAAAGCCTTATAG
- the rpoN gene encoding RNA polymerase factor sigma-54 translates to MALELKQQLKQTQQLLMSPQLQQAIKLLQMSRLELVEHIQQELLENPFLEEVQGSPELSDVDENFSELNENRASSEADEGYSFEEINKNGDWEDYLGELSSAPKTSSAHEYESIEDNNFIETRYAEKSSLDDHLMWQLRLSSFTEEELDICENIIGNLDSCGYLRAELSEIAEATRSSAEKVEELLYKVQRLDPVGVAARTPQECLLVQVEVLKYDRDPVLVELIKYHLTDLETHRYKPLLRKFHLDMETLKEYLDIIQSLDPMPGASFGESEPLYVSPDVYVFPSDGDFVILLNDEDIPNLRLNDFLDKGNVSAEVKDFTNKKIASASWLIKSLEQRKRTLYKVVESIVKFQRSFFEEGVDKLKPLILKDIAEDIEMHESSVSRITTNKYVSTPHGVFELKFFFNSALSSDNGDSVGSESVKALIKKMIGKEDPKNPLADEKLCELLKQEIGVDIARRTVAKYRTALNIPSSSKRKQRF, encoded by the coding sequence ATGGCTTTGGAGCTTAAACAACAGCTGAAGCAGACGCAGCAGCTTCTTATGTCGCCGCAATTGCAGCAAGCCATAAAATTGCTGCAAATGTCCAGGCTGGAGCTTGTGGAGCATATTCAGCAGGAATTGCTTGAAAACCCTTTTTTGGAAGAGGTTCAAGGTTCGCCGGAACTTTCCGATGTTGACGAGAATTTTTCGGAATTGAATGAAAACCGCGCAAGTTCCGAAGCCGATGAGGGATATTCCTTTGAAGAGATAAACAAAAACGGCGATTGGGAAGATTATTTGGGGGAACTTTCCTCCGCTCCCAAGACTTCGTCCGCCCATGAATACGAATCCATAGAAGACAATAATTTTATCGAAACACGCTATGCGGAAAAAAGTTCTTTGGACGATCACCTCATGTGGCAGCTCCGCCTTTCCTCTTTTACCGAAGAAGAGCTGGATATTTGCGAAAATATTATCGGAAATCTGGACAGCTGCGGGTATTTGCGTGCCGAACTTTCCGAAATAGCGGAAGCGACGCGAAGCAGTGCGGAAAAGGTCGAAGAACTGCTTTATAAGGTGCAGCGTCTTGATCCCGTCGGGGTTGCCGCAAGAACGCCCCAGGAATGTCTGCTTGTGCAGGTGGAAGTGCTGAAATACGACCGGGACCCTGTTTTGGTCGAGCTTATCAAATACCACCTTACTGACCTTGAAACGCACAGATACAAGCCCCTTTTGCGCAAATTCCATTTGGATATGGAAACCCTCAAGGAATACCTTGATATTATCCAGTCCCTCGACCCCATGCCCGGAGCGAGTTTCGGCGAAAGCGAACCGTTGTATGTCAGCCCTGACGTGTATGTTTTTCCGAGTGACGGCGATTTTGTCATTTTATTGAACGATGAAGATATTCCCAATTTGCGCCTGAATGATTTTTTGGATAAGGGCAATGTTTCTGCCGAGGTGAAAGATTTCACCAATAAGAAAATAGCGTCCGCTTCATGGCTTATCAAAAGTCTTGAACAAAGAAAGCGCACCCTTTATAAGGTTGTGGAAAGCATAGTCAAATTCCAGCGTTCGTTTTTCGAAGAGGGCGTGGATAAGCTGAAGCCTCTTATTTTAAAAGATATAGCGGAAGATATTGAAATGCATGAATCTTCTGTAAGCCGTATTACGACCAATAAATATGTTTCCACGCCGCATGGGGTGTTTGAGCTGAAATTTTTCTTCAACAGCGCCCTGAGTTCCGACAACGGCGACTCTGTCGGCTCGGAAAGCGTGAAAGCGCTTATTAAGAAGATGATTGGTAAGGAAGACCCCAAAAACCCCCTTGCCGACGAGAAGCTTTGCGAGCTTTTAAAACAGGAAATAGGGGTTGACATCGCCCGCCGAACCGTGGCGAAATACAGGACGGCATTGAATATTCCTTCTTCTTCCAAAAGAAAACAACGGTTTTAA